TTTTGCGACTTCATGAAAATCTTTCGATTTTAGTTCTTCTGGTCTTTTGTCTAAATCAATGTTTACGTCCTTTAGCGCTTTTAAACATTCGGCACGAAACGTTCTTTCGGAAAAATTTTCGGAAGAATAAACTTCTAAAGGTAAAGATTCGACAGGAGCGTCTCTAAAGGACGAAGTCAATTTTTTTCTTTTTCCCCAGAAAGCGGTTCTACAAATACATTCGAGTGCAATAAATCCGGATTCGTTTTTAAATACGGGCGATGATTTATATTCTAAAATGGAGGAATCTACATTTGGTTTTGGATAAAAAGCTCCAGCTTTTATATCTTTTTTTAGACTCCAATTTCCGTATGCCGAAAGATAAAATTGAATCGAAGAAGGTTCAGTTGAAATTCTTTTTGCAAATTCTTTTTGTACTAAAAATGTAGCGCCTTTTAATCCTTTTAAATTTTTAACCGAATTTAAGGTAAGTTCGGAAGAAATGTAATAAGGAAGATTTCCAAAAAGATATGTTGAATCTTTTGAATATTCAGGTAAAAAGTTGAGAGCGTCTCCTTCTCTGAGTTCAAATTCCGGAAGGTATTCTCTGAGCCAATTTGAATAGATCGGATCGATTTCGAATAACGTGACCGGTTTTTGGAAGTCGAGTAATCCGTGAGAGATTGCGCCCAGTCCGGGACCAATTTCTAAAATTCGATCGATTTTAGAAAGAAGGTCGGAATTCAAACAATCTAAAATGGATCGAATCGCGTTCGGATCGATTAAAAAATTCTGCCCCCATTTTTTTAACGGTGCGGAGGATTTTGACTCCAGGAACTTTCGAATCTCAGAAACTTTCCGAAATGGGTATTCTCTGGAGCTCATCTTTTTCCAGAAACACCCAACTCTCCGTAAGCCCAAGCAGTTTTCGGTTTCGATTCCAGACTTTCGAATCTTCTTGGTTTCCAAAAGGA
Above is a window of Leptospira kirschneri serovar Cynopteri str. 3522 CT DNA encoding:
- the rsmA gene encoding 16S rRNA (adenine(1518)-N(6)/adenine(1519)-N(6))-dimethyltransferase RsmA, encoding MSSREYPFRKVSEIRKFLESKSSAPLKKWGQNFLIDPNAIRSILDCLNSDLLSKIDRILEIGPGLGAISHGLLDFQKPVTLFEIDPIYSNWLREYLPEFELREGDALNFLPEYSKDSTYLFGNLPYYISSELTLNSVKNLKGLKGATFLVQKEFAKRISTEPSSIQFYLSAYGNWSLKKDIKAGAFYPKPNVDSSILEYKSSPVFKNESGFIALECICRTAFWGKRKKLTSSFRDAPVESLPLEVYSSENFSERTFRAECLKALKDVNIDLDKRPEELKSKDFHEVAKILSIYISEILNIS